The Thalassotalea sediminis genome includes the window CCGCAGGCGCTGCTGCTTTTGATGAAACATCACCGAAATAATAAACAAAGCCGATTTTGCTAATAAAGTCAGTATAGTCATTATCAAATTGATATAATCCTTGGCCTTCCACATAAACCGCGGCATTTTCACTGAGGTAGTGACGGTAACCAGCACCTACTCCTGCAGAAAGATCGGAGTGATCTACATCTAAAAAGTTAGCGCCAGTAACGACATAAAAGCTTTTTTGGTATGGGAAATAAAGTAAATCTAAGGCTGCATTTGTGCCTGAAGATACGTCATAACCGTCTTTTTCTGTGTCTAAGTTAATATATGAATATGAAAGTCGAGCTTCAAAATCTGCTGAGAATCTGTAACCAAGTTCAACGCCAACACCTGAGCCATGATCTAAAGAAGAGTTTGGTGAGTTTGTGATTAAGCGATCGTCATCTGTTTTAATGTAAATACCGTGAGCGCCTAAGTAGTTTTTACCAACAAGATCTTCAGCATTTGGTTGTTCGTTTGCGAACGTATTAAGTGAAGTAAATGAAGTTAGGGCTAGAGTTACGCCTAAAGTTGCGAGCGAAAAAGTGCGCATGTAGTCATCCTTAATTAATAATATCAAAAATCAACGCTTTCTAACGTTGTTATCAGTGGTAATTTTATCGTATTTGAGGCAACTTTCCACTGGTGATTAGTGATTTTCTTGCTTAAGTTTAATTATTAAATCGATATGGGGGATTAATTCTTCAATTTCGCGGATATGATCTCGTAATGATCGCCACTGATTTAGCTCAAGCTTACCTGAATCAAGTATTGCTTGTTTAAGTTCACTAACAAGAGAGTTTTCGTCTTGCTGCTCGATAAATTCGTTAATGCGCAATAATTCGTCGAGATCATGTTGGCTGATAATTTCCAGTTCTTTGTCTGTTGACATGTAAACTACCTAAGTCACTTTGGTGAGTTAAGTATAATCTTCAATACAAAAAGATCGAATTATCAGCCATTGCGATAGTTAAGAGGTCGCAAAGCTGCTTAATTGTTCGCCATCCATTCTATAACCTATCCATTCTGGTTGCGGTTTTGCGCCTAAAGATTCATAAAATTCTCGTGATGGTGTATTCCAATCTAAACAACTCCATTCGAACCTTCCGCAACCCTTTTCTACAGCAATTTGAGCTAAGTGCTTTAATAGTCCAATACCTGCACCTTTGCCTCGAAACTCTGGAGAAACGTAAAGATCTTCTAAGTAAAGGCCTGGTTTGGCTAACCACGTTGAATAATTATAGAAATAAACAGCAAAGCCAATTGCATTGCCATTTAGTTCACAAATTAAGCCATAAACACCCGTATTGTCACCGAACATGCTTGTTTCTATGGTTGCTACAGTGGCGTGAACTTCTGATTCTGCTTTTTCGTATATCGCTAACTCGCGAATAAAATGTAAAATGGTGCCTGCATCGCTTTTAACTGCGGGTCTTATTGAAATTGTCATTGTGTTTTCCTCTACAATATAGGTTTTATATGGCGCTAGTGTAACAGTTTTAACAGGCTCTTTAATTGAAATTCTGCATGGTTAACTGTATAGGTAGTATTAATAGGGGATTGTATCTGTTTTAATGCTGAACATTTTTTTATAGTAGTGGTCTATGTGTTGCAGGTTTTATTCAAGAGAGTACGTTGAGTTTTATGAAAATTAGTCAATTGGTTAATACGAGTGTCATCGCTGTTTTTGCATTATTAACGTTTGCTACATATGCGCAAGATGTTAGTGAGCAAGCACAATCAACAGCTAAGTACGCGGTAAATAAGTATGCCGAAGCAATGGTAGATAGCTTAGCTGAACTGGTAAAGCATAATACGGTTGCAAAAGAGGGGGTTCCCTCAGATGAAAACCCCGTCCATATTGCGTTTAAAAAAGAGCTAAAACGACAAGCTGATGCGCTTGGTTTAGATTATAAAGACGATGGCTACGTTGTTATAATCGGTTTAGGTGAAAGTAAAGAGCGTGTTGGCATTATTACCCATGGTGACATTCAACCTGTAAACCCTACTAAATGGAAAAAGTCTCCGTTTGAATTAGATCGCACTTCCGAGCCGGGTAAACTTATCGGTCGAGGCACAGAAGATGATAAGGGCCCAATCGCAACAGCGTTATACGCGATGAAATCAATAAAAGATCTGGAACTTCCCTTAAGTAAACGCCTTGAATTGTACATCTATATGGCCGAGGAATCAGATTGGCAGCCGCTAATAGACTATGTGGCTCATCATGAATTACCACAAACGAATATTACGCTTGATGCTGAATACCCCGTAGTTACGGCTGAGAAGGGGTATGGTACTTTGAAAATTGCTTTTAATAAGGTAGAAAAGCAAACGTTTGATACGTATGTGAGTGTCTTTGAAGGCGGCTATTTTGGTTCACAAATTCCAGAAGATGCTAAAGCAGTAGTTGAAAATGCAGATATTCGACTGCTAGAAAAGTTAATGCATAAAGCACAGTCTTACCAAGGTATTAATTTTGATTTTACACTTGAAGGTAGTCGGCTGACTATTACCGCATTGGGTAAATCTGCACACTCTTCTAAGCCGCAAGAGGGCGTCAATGCAATCCCTTATTTGGCTGATTTACTTGCTGAACATCGGTGGCCCAATAATGGTGCAGGAACGTTAGTAAATTTTATTAATGACAATATTGGCTTAGGTTTGGAAGGCAAGAAATTCGGCAATATCGCATATCGAGACGATTTTATGGGGCCGATGACAGTATCACCTACTGTGATCAAGCAACATAAAGATAGTCTTGAATTGAACATTAATATTCGTCGTCCAAAAGGTAAAACGGCGTCTACGCTACGAGATGAAATTACCCAGGCGATTGCAACGTGGAAACTACAAAACCTCGCCGATATTACTGAATTAGATCATCAAATAGGTGATCCGTTTGTGCAATCACAGGCGCCGCATATTGCTACCTTGTTATCAGTGTTTAAGCATTATACAGGTATTCAAGACGCTAAGCCTATTTCTATAGGTGGTGGTACTAATTCTCGACTGTTTCCTAGTGCGGTTGCTTTTGGTCCATCAATGCCCGGTAAAAAATACACGGGTCACTCAGAGCATGAGTTTATTACAAAGGAACAATTTGTATTGAATTTACAAATGTATACTGCAGTTTTAGTCGAGTTGGCTCAGTAATGCTTTATTAGCATTGAAATTTATGCAGAGACGCTTCATGTGGTAACTTTGTTTACTAGAACGTATTGAACTTTCATGTTTGATTTTACCGCAATTTGTTTGGTATTTATACAAGGTGGCGCTTGCGCGTGTAGTTATTCTACTTAAGTAAAGCGTTAACACAGTAGAAGTGCCAAACAGGTGCAGCCCGAAGGGGGCAACTAAACGCCTCCTGCTCTTTGTTACTTAAACAAACCATAGAATGACTATGCAATAATCCAAGTGCCGCGTTCAGAAGGCGTTTATTTTGAACAACACTCAAACAGCAAAGAACAACACGTTCTAAACACATTACCGCTGATTTCATTCATTATTAATGCTCGTCTAAACATTTGGCAATGAAGGGGACCTCACTTTTTGCCATAAAACCTTCTAATACTAAAATGTTTAACCAAAACATTAACAGTGCGAACAAAAAGCTAAAGTTGAAAAAAATGATAACGGCGGGCAGTATGGCAAGAATAAATATGACAGCATAACGACCATAAAAGTCTGTATTCTTTTCTTCATTAAAGAGTTCAATGGCACATCGAATACGTTTAATCTTGTCCGCAGCGCTTAAATTACGCAACGTCGGATGATTCCATAAAAATAAGTAGTGCATGTATTTATTCCCTTAAAACCGACACATCGAAGTACTCGATAAATTAAACACTAGCAATTTTGTTTTAACTTATCAATATGAGGCCAGATAAAAGCAAAAGAGTGGTCTACCACTTGTATTCTAAATGGATCTAAAAATGATGACGCTAGCACCGTGACAGCTTAATGCGTATCATGTGTTTATTGGCTAATTGAAAATGAATATAACATGAAAACTTGTATTGTAACTGGCGGCAGCTCGGGTATTGGATTGAGCATTGTAAAAGCGTTTATTGATAAGGGATATCGTGTCTGCAATTTAGATTTAACGGATGGAGGTGTAGGAGAGTTTTATCAGTGCGATGTTACAGAACATCAATCAGTACATAATGTTATTTCTAATATCGCTAAACAATCGGCTATCGACGTTTTAGTGTCAAATGCTGGAATACACTTCTCAGCAAATATCGAAGATACTTCTCCAGATGATCTGCAAAAGGTATTTGATATTAATGTTAAGGGAGCATACTCAGCAGTACAGTCAGTTTTACCGATAATGAAACGCGAGAATAAAGGCGCGATTATTATTATGGCCTCAGACCAAGCGTTAATTGCTAAACAGAATTCATTTGCCTATAACTTGAGTAAAGCTGCGCTTGCATCGATGGCAAAAACAACCGCACTTGATTATGCAGCATTTAACATTAGAGCAAATGCGGTATGCCCTGGCACAATAGAGACACCTTTATATCACAATGCGATTAATGCTTATTGTCAGCGCTCAGGGGCCGATAAATCAGCTGTTCACCAAGAAGAAGCAAGTTTACAACCTTTAAATCGCTTAGGGCAGCCTGAAGAAGTTGCAGCATTAGTAACGTTCCTCGCATCAGATGAGGCAAGTTTTATTACTGGGAGTCTACAAGTTATAGATGGCGGCTATACAGCGCAATAATATGACGATTAAAGTAATTGACCCACATATACACTTGTTTGATTTAACTGCGGGTGATTATCATTGGTTAAAGCCTGAAAATCCGCCTTTTTGGCAAGACAAAGCGCTTATTTATCGCTCTTTTTCTTGTCGCGATATCTGTTTAGATTCACCATTATCGCTTAACGGCGTGGTGCATATTGAAGCTGGCTTTGACAACCAAAACCCCCAAAGAGAAATTGAATATTTGCAACGCTCTGTCAAGCTACCTTTTTCTTCGGTTGCTTTAGCTGATATCACACTAGCGCCTGACTTATTTGCTCAAGCAATTGAAGGGTTATTGACTCATAATACTGTGGTTGGCGTTCGTTACATTTTGGATGAGCAAGCATTAGCAATATTGTCATTGTCGCATGTACAAGTAAATTTGGAATTGTTAGCACATAAAGGACTAGTTTTTGATTGCCAAATGCCAATTGCCAATAAAAAAGCAGTATCAAAGCTTTGTGAAATATTAACTTTAGTGCCTACACTTAAGGTGGTTATTAATCACGCTGGATCACCGCATGAACTAGATAAAGCAGCGGATGATAATCATTGGTATCAGGGCCTTAAAATGCTTTCGGTATTCCCTACTGTTGCTATTAAATGTTCTGGTTGGGAAATGATATCGAGAAGTTATTCTGTAACTCTATTGCGTGAGATGACATTGACTTGCGTGGATGTCTTTGGGCTAGAACGCGTTATGCTGGCGAGTAATTTCCCGCTGTGCTTATTCTCACAGCCATATCAAACCTATTGGCAGATTGTAGTTGATGCAATACCAAACTCATTATTAGATAACTTGTGCTACCTGAATGCTAAAAAGTGGTATAACGTAGGATAATATACTAAAAAATTGTATTCGAGTGGTTTAATGGATAAGTTTGATAAGAAAATTTTGGAAATTCTTCAAAAAGATTGCACCTTGTCAGTGAGTGATGTTGCTTCTCAAGTTGGATTATCTACAACACCTTGTTGGCGTCGTATACAGGCGCTTGAAAAAAATGGTGTTATAAAAGGGCGAGTTGCGTTAGCTGATCCTGAGCAGTTAAATGTAGGGTTAACCGTATTTGTTATGGTAAAAACTAATCAACATAATCCACAATGGTTAGAAGCCTTTGGAAAAATAGCTGAAGAGTTTACTGAAATCATTGAGTTCTATCGTATGAGTGGTGAGGTTGATTACTTGCTGCGCGTTGTGGTTTCAGATATGAAAGCCTACGATAGCTTTTACAAGAAACTTATCGATAGAGCGAGTTTCGCTGATATTAGCTCTAGCTTTGCTATGGAAGAAATCAAATATACGACGGCATTGCCTGTAAATTATGTGTAATGAACTCCTTCTAGTCATTTATGTTTTTTAGTGTGTAGTTTCCCGTTTAGGCCGGTATCACCATTTGTTGTTATCACTATTTCTTGATAAATATTAGATTGTTAATGCACTTTAAACGTTGAATATTGACGCACTTGTAGCGTCTGTTTTAGATATTAGCAAATAGGAAAACTTATCGTGAATGAGTTTTCGTTATATTTCCTAGAAAACTTTTCAGATAATCCAAGACTATTTACGTCAAAACAACGATAATATCGTCAATATACTTGTTTACCTGTTTTGGATTTTTTCATGGAAATTAACGTCAACTTTCTGGATAACTTGCGTGTTGAAGCCAAGTTTGATGATTTTTCTGTTATTGCTGATCAACCTATCCGTTATAAAGGTGATGGTTCAGCGCCTAGTCCTTTTGATTATTTTCTCGCATCATCCGCATTGTGTGCCGCTTATTTTATTAAAGTTTATTGTAAGTCGCGCGATATTTCGACCGATGGTATTCGTTTATCGCAGAATAATATTGTTGATCCTGAAGATCGGTATAACCAAACATTCCAAATTCAGGTAGAAATACCTGAACGCATATCAGAAAAAGATCGTAAAGGCATGTTGCGGTCTGTTGAACGTTGTACGGTAAAAAAAGTAATTCAAACCGGGCCGACTTTTAGTGTTGAAGCCGTTGATAATTTAGAGCAAGATGCACAAGCAATGTTGACCGACTTCTCTAGTAGCGGCGAGGCGACATTCATTGAAGGTAAAGATTTACCTTTAGAAAAAACCATCGAAAATATGACGCAGAAGCTTGCTGAACTAGGCATGAAAATTGAAGTTGCATCATGGCGAAATATTGTCCCCCATGTGTGGTCATTACATATTCGTGATGCAGCATCACCCATGTGTTTTACGAATGGTAAAGGTGCAACGAAAGAAAGTGCGTTATGTTCTGCGTTAGGTGAGTTTATTGAACGATTAAGTTGTAACTTTTTCTATAACGATCAGTTTCTGGGTTTAGACATCGCTAACAGCGAGTTTGTGCATTACCCTTGTGAAAAATGGTTCAAACCGGGGATCAATGATGAATTACCAACCGAGATTTTGGATGAATACTGTTTAGATATTTATAATCCGGATGGTGAACTACGCGGCTCCCATTTAATTGATACCAATTCTGGCAATAAAGAGCGCGGTATTTGTTCGATTCCTTATACAAGACATTCTGATGGTCAAACGGTTTACTTCCCTTCTAATTTGATTGAAAACCTTTTTCTCAGCAATGGTATGAGTGCCGGTAATAATCAGCAAGAAGCAAAAGTACAATGTTTATCTGAAATCTTTGAAAGAGCTGTTAAGCGTCAGATCATTGAACAAGAACTTGTGTTACCAGATGTTCCCGAATCAGTAATCGCTAAATACCCAGATATTGAAGAAGGGATCCGTGCATTAGAGGCACAGGGGTTCCCTATTGTTGTTAAAGATGCTTCTCTTGGTGGTCAATTTCCTGTTATGTGTGTCACGTTGATGAACCCAAAAACAGGGGGAGTATTTGCTTCTTTTGGTGCTCACCCGAGCTTTGAGGTTGCGCTTGAGCGAAGCTTAACAGAACTATTGCAAGGTAGAAGTTTTGAAGGCTTGAATGATGTTCAACGCCCGACATTTAATAGCATGGCGGTATCCGAGCCTGAGAACTTTGTTGAACATTTTATTGATTCTACTGGCGTTATTTCATGGCGTTTCTTTAGTGCGAAGCATGACTTTGATTTTCATGAGTGGGATTTCTCAGGAACTAATGAAGAAGAATGCAGCACGTTATTCTCAATTTTAACTCAAATGGGCAAAGAAGTTTATGTGGCAGAATTCACTGAAATTGGTGAAGCATGCCGCATCTTAGTACCTGACTTCTCCGAAGTTTACCCTGTTGAAGATCTGATTTGGGATAACACAAATAAAGCCTTACAGTATCGAGAAGATATTTTAAACCTACATCGTTTATCAGATGATGATTTAGCCGCTTTGGTAACACGTTTAGAAGAGAGTCAGTTAGATAATTATATTGATATTATTACGCTGATCGGTATTGAATTTGACGAAAATACAGTTTGGGGACAATTAACCATTCTTGAACTTAAAATACTCATATATTTAGCACTAGGTGCCATTGAGGAAGCGATGGAGTTGGTTGGTGAGTTTCTACAATATAATGACAATACCGTAGAGCGAGGTTTGTTTTATCAAGCAATGCAGGCAACTCTTGAAGTTGCCTTATCCGAAGAGCTGGATATTGAGGATTATTTAACCAATTTTACCCGCATGTTTGGTAAAGATACGATGGACAATGTTATTGGTTCGATAAATGGCGATGTGCGATTTTATGGTTTAACACCCACGAATATGGCATTACAAGGGCTTGATAAACATTTACGACTTATCGATAGCTATAAAAAACTGCATAAAGCGAGAGCAGAAAAAGCAGCTAGTCAATAACATTGTATGCAATTAATTTGCGATTGCGTTGATAGGCGTGCCTTCATCACGTGAACTATTTTGCCAAAATTAACGGGAAACTCTCTTTAGTTTTGGCTGATACATAACAACAACCATGACATGGATGTAGTAAATGACTCAAGTAAATAGCCATATAATCATCTTACTTACGTTACTTCCGTTGATTTTTTCGTTAGCAAGTCATGCGGAGAAACTAGACAATCAAGCAACGCCAGCAACAGAAGAAGATACAGACTTTTGGGCAGAGCTTTTAACAAGTGGGCAAGCATTTAAAGAGAAAAAATGCCACCCTAAAGGCATGTTTTTCAGGTGTATCTCAGGATACGAACCGTCTTATTTTGGTTATGTTGGTCGAGATAAAAAGCACCTTGATGGTTCTCATTTAGAATTTAAAGTTTCTATAAAATACCCATTATGGGGCAGTTTAGTAGACATTGGTGCTAAAAACGCACCAGATGAGCGTTCTCAGGCGGTTTACTTTGCTTACACTGGGCAATATGATTTTTATTTTGGCTCACGTTATTCGGCACCCGTTATTTCGCGACAGCAAAACCCAGGGATTTTTTATAAATATGAATATGAATCTCGAGATAGTGGTTATAAGAGCTTTTCACTAGGCTATTTTCATGAATCTAATGGTCAAGAGATTGATGATAAACCCCTTTTTGATAATAAAGTGGATGAGCTACTCGACAAAATTTGTCGAGACGAACAAACAGATAATTGCTTGAGTGATGCTTACAATCACAAACGTGCTCGTTCAATGGCAACAGATTACTTGAGTCGTGGCTGGGATTATCTCGCTGCGTCTACCAAGTATACGTTATTGCACCGTCGAGATTTGTTTGGCCGTCGTATTGGCGTACAAACAGATTTTTATTTAACTGCCAAAGCTTATTTTAATTGGCAAGGGCTTGGTGCAGTAAAGGGCAGAGAAGAAAATATTAATTGGTTAAATGGTATTGATAACCCGAAAGATAAGGTTTATGACTATCGTACTTTTCAGTTAACTATAAACAGAAAGTTAGATTATCAAGGCTGTGCGGATATAGCTGATAATGACTGCTATAGTGGGCAGGGAAAACAAAATTGGTTAGATTACCTTGCTGATAATACAGAGTGGAGTTTAACTGTCTCTTCTGGCAATAAACTTAATAATTTGTCTTACCGTTTAGATTTTATTCATCACTTTGCTGGCTTATTTCCACTAAAGCTGACTTATTTCAACGGGTATGGTGAAAATATCTCTACTTATCAAGAAAAGAGTCATTACTGGATGATCGGAATTGATTTGTGGTGATTATGCGGTGCTCTTGACTACCTTAACGCATTAAAAATGCAGTAATTTGTAATTTAACTTGATAGGAAAATAAATTACTGCATAAATATTTACTCTGCATAAGGCTATATGTTGCTATTGATCAGCCAACCAATAAAGAGTACTTGGGGAACGGTAATTAAGGGCAAAAATAGTGCAATTTTCCAACTTTTCATCGTGTCTTTAATGACCATCACTTCGGTGTAATCTGTTGCTGCCCCCGCCATCAAAAATGTAAATGCATTACCAGGAGCATTAGCGCGCGTTACTAAGTCGGCGGCAATGGGGGTTGAACCTTCTGAGCAAACTTCAATAATGGTTGCTGCGAGTAATGTTAGTAATAATCCGCCCGTCGTAGCGCCAAACCAAACGTTAAAGCTTTCTGGTGGCACAAAGGCGCGTACAAAGGCTACGAGAACGACACCAACCATTACCCAACGAAACACCATTTTTGAACCTTTAATACCTTCAATTAACATAGCAAAGGTTGCTTTCGGTGTATAATCCGCTTCCTTAGTTAAGGTTTTAAGTACCGCTTTTAAATCAAAATCATCATCAATTGTATGACTATTTGGGTTTGTAGGTAATGTGCCATTTTCTTCAAGACAATCAAAAATATAACCACTTATCCAAGCGATGACTAGCGATAAGGCAATAAAGGCGAGAGTCCATTGCCAACCAATTAGGCCAATCAAAATGAGTGTTAATGTAAATGAATTCCAGGGGCTAGCGATAATAAAAGCCATGACTTGTCCAAGACTTGCACCGCGCTCGTATAACTTCATACCGACCATTAAAATTCCGTGATTACAAAGATCTAAAAAAAGTCCGGCTAGGGTTGCTCTAAAGAGTCCTTTTTTGGTGTGCCCTTGACCTAAGGTTGCGATGACAACATCTCGCGGAATTCTATTTAACCAGCCCACAGCAAAGACACCTAGTGCCATACCTATCCACATTGCATGCATCATTTCAACAGAGGTTTGACTCATGATGTAATACCATTTGTCACTGGGCTCTTGTAACCAATAACCAATAAAAGCCACAACAACAAAGAATGTTGATCCCCATAACAACCAATCAAACGATGATTGCTGTGTATTGCAACAACTTGTCGATTGTGTTCGATGTTGATTATGCTCAGGTGGCACGTTTGGTGTGCGTTCTTTTTTACTCTCGCAACAATTAGACACTTTGCTCACCTCCATTATTAAGATCTTCTATTAGGTGGCAAACATGGTGACCTGTTGGCACGCAGTCGGGTAATGATTGCCAGCGGTTTGTGGCGTTCTTCATTTTGTTATACGTTTGCTGCATTGCGTCAATTTTACGTTTTGTTTCCGCTAATCGTTGTTGCATTATTTTACGTACTTTTTGGCAAGGAGAGTTTCCTTGTTGTGATTCGTTAATAATCAATTGAATATCACTGAGTGAAAAACCCAACGACTTAGCCTGTACAATAAACTGTAAACGCTGTTCATCCGCTAAACTGTAGTCTTTGTAGTTATTGATGGGGTCACTTGTCGGTGTTAGTAAACCTATTCTTGTATAATGTCTTACAGTATCAACATTAACATGATTGCGGTTTGCAAGTTGCTTTACGCGCATAATTGACTCCTTTTTACCAATGTTGAAATCATACCATTGTCAATAAAGCGCTAAGCGCTTTGCTATTTGGATTGATACCACTATAAAGCTATGAGCAACTCACAGGTCAACAGTTATTCTACGCATTTTTTGAACAGAGAAAAGGAATGATGAAGTCTATTTTTCTTAAAGTACTAATATAATAATTCAAAACAGTGACTTACAAAGGTAAAACGGAACGTATTAAGCGGGTGTTAAGTAACCAATATTACTGAGCATTACATCATCAAATATACCAACAACGTCACCTATGACTATTAATGTTGGTGGTTTAATGTTTTCGTTTATTACCGTTGCTTCAAGCGACTGTAGTGTGCTGCGAAAAACTCGTTGTTCAGGCGTTGTTCCTTTATAGATAAGTGCTGCAGGCGTATTTTTATCTCTACCTGCTTTAGCGAGTTGTTGGGAAATAACAGGCACGCTTTTTACACCCATATAAAAGACTATCGTTTGTTTACTGTCACTTAACGTATGCCAAGGTAAGTCAAGCTCACCGCAATCTTTAACATGACCAGTAATAAACGTGCAGCTTTGAGCGGTTTGACGGTGTGTTAACGGAATGCCGACATAACTCGTGCACGCTGACGCGGCGGTCATTCCTGGTACTATATGACAGGCTATTCCATGATTTAATGCATATAGAGCTTCCTCACCACCGCGGCCGAATACAAACGGGTCGCCCCCTTTTAGCCTCAACACTTTTTTACCGGCCTGAGCATGTTCAACAAGCAAGCGATTAATTCCGTCTTGCGGTACACGATGTTCAGCTTGTTTCTTGCCAACATAGATACAGTCGCAATCTTCAGGCAAGAGTGCCATGATCTCCTTGCTAACTAATCTATCGTATATGGCAACTTCGGCTTGCGTGATAAAACGATATGCTTGAATTGTTAATAGATCAGGATCCCCAGGGCCAGCGCCAACGAGGGCAACTTCGCCACCGAGAAAGGGTTGTTTATTGTGAGGATTATATACTGACATGCTTAAATATTGCATCAAAAGAACGTATTGTATCGTTTTCTTAATTACCGCGCTATGTCGTGAACAGATGAATTTGTTCAAATTTATAACATGTTCGCTTTTCCTCTTGTTAAATGTTGCAAAAGCTAAGCAATCATTTAAGGTTGAAAGAGGGAGCGGGTTAATCATTTATATTATCAAACAGAACGATGGCAGAAGGTATACATGCAATTACTGGTTAAAAAATACCTATTAAAAGCTTCATTATTAGCAGGGCTAAGCCTTTTACTTGGATTGGTATTGTCGTTTATGGTTTATCGAGCCAATGAACAAGTAAAAACCCAAACCGTTGATGTGGTTAAAAATCGTTTACCAATTCTTGCTGCAATAAATGAGCTTATTGCCGACTTGAGTGAACAAGAGCGTATCGTTTATGAATATTACCGCTCAAAAGAGCAAGATATTTTTTTAGCGTCCTCTGAAAGCATTCAAAATACGTTTACAATGCATCTAAATGCGTTAAAAAACCAGCAAAGTATTGCTAAAGAAACACAACAAATAACGTCGCAACAGCACGAAATCATTGAACTTTTCCGTCAGTTTGATCAACAGATGGATGTGATAGACCCAGATTGGGATCAATTAAGGGTTATACTTGCTACTATTTCAGATAAACGAATAAACATGTTGCCAACGCTGAAGCGTATTGAAAATATGACAACAGAGCAGGTAGATAGCGGTCATAAACTAACACTTGAACAGATAGATAAAACTGCGCTACTTGTTGGCTTATATAGTATTTTTATTATTGCAACTGCCATTATCGTGGCTTGGTATATTAGGCGATATATTCTGACGCAGACAAAAAGCACACGTTTAGCCCATTTTGCTCAACGTAATCCTAACCCGATTATAAGTGTT containing:
- a CDS encoding OsmC domain/YcaO domain-containing protein, producing the protein MEINVNFLDNLRVEAKFDDFSVIADQPIRYKGDGSAPSPFDYFLASSALCAAYFIKVYCKSRDISTDGIRLSQNNIVDPEDRYNQTFQIQVEIPERISEKDRKGMLRSVERCTVKKVIQTGPTFSVEAVDNLEQDAQAMLTDFSSSGEATFIEGKDLPLEKTIENMTQKLAELGMKIEVASWRNIVPHVWSLHIRDAASPMCFTNGKGATKESALCSALGEFIERLSCNFFYNDQFLGLDIANSEFVHYPCEKWFKPGINDELPTEILDEYCLDIYNPDGELRGSHLIDTNSGNKERGICSIPYTRHSDGQTVYFPSNLIENLFLSNGMSAGNNQQEAKVQCLSEIFERAVKRQIIEQELVLPDVPESVIAKYPDIEEGIRALEAQGFPIVVKDASLGGQFPVMCVTLMNPKTGGVFASFGAHPSFEVALERSLTELLQGRSFEGLNDVQRPTFNSMAVSEPENFVEHFIDSTGVISWRFFSAKHDFDFHEWDFSGTNEEECSTLFSILTQMGKEVYVAEFTEIGEACRILVPDFSEVYPVEDLIWDNTNKALQYREDILNLHRLSDDDLAALVTRLEESQLDNYIDIITLIGIEFDENTVWGQLTILELKILIYLALGAIEEAMELVGEFLQYNDNTVERGLFYQAMQATLEVALSEELDIEDYLTNFTRMFGKDTMDNVIGSINGDVRFYGLTPTNMALQGLDKHLRLIDSYKKLHKARAEKAASQ
- a CDS encoding permease, whose product is MSNCCESKKERTPNVPPEHNQHRTQSTSCCNTQQSSFDWLLWGSTFFVVVAFIGYWLQEPSDKWYYIMSQTSVEMMHAMWIGMALGVFAVGWLNRIPRDVVIATLGQGHTKKGLFRATLAGLFLDLCNHGILMVGMKLYERGASLGQVMAFIIASPWNSFTLTLILIGLIGWQWTLAFIALSLVIAWISGYIFDCLEENGTLPTNPNSHTIDDDFDLKAVLKTLTKEADYTPKATFAMLIEGIKGSKMVFRWVMVGVVLVAFVRAFVPPESFNVWFGATTGGLLLTLLAATIIEVCSEGSTPIAADLVTRANAPGNAFTFLMAGAATDYTEVMVIKDTMKSWKIALFLPLITVPQVLFIGWLINSNI
- a CDS encoding MerR family DNA-binding protein, with the translated sequence MRVKQLANRNHVNVDTVRHYTRIGLLTPTSDPINNYKDYSLADEQRLQFIVQAKSLGFSLSDIQLIINESQQGNSPCQKVRKIMQQRLAETKRKIDAMQQTYNKMKNATNRWQSLPDCVPTGHHVCHLIEDLNNGGEQSV
- a CDS encoding phospholipase A, which produces MTQVNSHIIILLTLLPLIFSLASHAEKLDNQATPATEEDTDFWAELLTSGQAFKEKKCHPKGMFFRCISGYEPSYFGYVGRDKKHLDGSHLEFKVSIKYPLWGSLVDIGAKNAPDERSQAVYFAYTGQYDFYFGSRYSAPVISRQQNPGIFYKYEYESRDSGYKSFSLGYFHESNGQEIDDKPLFDNKVDELLDKICRDEQTDNCLSDAYNHKRARSMATDYLSRGWDYLAASTKYTLLHRRDLFGRRIGVQTDFYLTAKAYFNWQGLGAVKGREENINWLNGIDNPKDKVYDYRTFQLTINRKLDYQGCADIADNDCYSGQGKQNWLDYLADNTEWSLTVSSGNKLNNLSYRLDFIHHFAGLFPLKLTYFNGYGENISTYQEKSHYWMIGIDLW
- the cobA gene encoding uroporphyrinogen-III C-methyltransferase, coding for MSVYNPHNKQPFLGGEVALVGAGPGDPDLLTIQAYRFITQAEVAIYDRLVSKEIMALLPEDCDCIYVGKKQAEHRVPQDGINRLLVEHAQAGKKVLRLKGGDPFVFGRGGEEALYALNHGIACHIVPGMTAASACTSYVGIPLTHRQTAQSCTFITGHVKDCGELDLPWHTLSDSKQTIVFYMGVKSVPVISQQLAKAGRDKNTPAALIYKGTTPEQRVFRSTLQSLEATVINENIKPPTLIVIGDVVGIFDDVMLSNIGYLTPA